CGCCGTTGCGATTAACCCCTGCCAATGGAAGGCTGATGCGAACTGATTAACGGCAGCCTCGTTAATAATTCCGTAACGTGCTGATCCAGGCCGCTAGTCTGACAGTCAAGCAACGCCGTGGTGGGCAGCGGCACTACACCTACTTTGGGATAGTGACGGCCTTCGAGCAGGAGCGCAAAGTGAAACGCTATACCTGCTGCAGGGTGACGATGGAGCCGCGATTAAGCCAGCTCGGCCGCTATCGTTATT
This window of the Candidatus Binataceae bacterium genome carries:
- a CDS encoding contractile injection system protein, VgrG/Pvc8 family, with product MLIQAASLTVKQRRGGQRHYTYFGIVTAFEQERKVKRYTCCRVTMEPRLSQLGRYRYSDYYINKSVAEIIEAVLINSGLNRDVDFMMRLNGKEIYLLRKL